In one window of Leptospira sp. WS92.C1 DNA:
- a CDS encoding DUF1564 domain-containing protein, which translates to MGKIYLHTEQKIQSALVESGTRVETILFPDSYFNALTLEQRKALPKRILPLLKRYQKLMLSQRRINSKAGKTLYQKPQGMVRVNMRINTGAWAILGAISAAHGVSRCFMVNYLLWLDNSEVGDSIEQALNVGCPTFHNIYSYIWHLDLTKNSITRRIEFNPNPLWTTIEHSIY; encoded by the coding sequence ATGGGAAAGATTTATTTACATACGGAACAAAAGATTCAATCGGCTTTGGTCGAATCCGGAACTAGGGTCGAGACCATTCTGTTTCCGGATTCGTATTTCAACGCATTGACCTTGGAACAAAGAAAAGCGCTTCCGAAACGGATTCTACCTTTGTTGAAACGATATCAGAAGTTGATGTTGTCCCAAAGGAGAATCAATTCCAAGGCTGGAAAAACCTTGTATCAAAAACCGCAGGGAATGGTCCGGGTCAATATGAGAATCAATACCGGTGCTTGGGCGATTCTCGGTGCAATTTCGGCTGCTCACGGTGTTTCCCGTTGTTTTATGGTGAATTATCTGTTGTGGCTGGACAATTCCGAAGTCGGAGATTCTATCGAGCAAGCCTTGAATGTGGGATGTCCAACCTTCCACAATATTTACAGTTATATCTGGCACCTCGATCTCACCAAAAACAGCATCACTCGAAGGATCGAGTTTAATCCAAACCCGCTTTGGACGACGATAGAGCATTCTATCTACTAA
- a CDS encoding motility protein — translation MKKILLYGMAVFYIFAGLNHFLNSPFYLKMIPPYLPYHSLLTYVSGIAEIVLGLTLFLQPLRKLACYGIIALLIAVLPANVYMLQAALAGTDFGVPIWALYVRLPFQLVFIFWAWGVKDTE, via the coding sequence ATGAAAAAAATTCTTTTGTATGGGATGGCCGTTTTTTATATTTTTGCGGGACTCAATCATTTTTTAAATTCTCCGTTTTATCTGAAAATGATACCTCCCTATCTTCCGTATCATTCTCTTCTCACTTATGTGAGCGGAATTGCCGAAATCGTTTTGGGTCTGACCCTTTTTTTACAACCCCTTCGTAAGTTGGCTTGTTACGGAATCATTGCCCTTTTGATCGCAGTTCTTCCGGCCAATGTATATATGCTACAAGCCGCGCTAGCCGGTACCGATTTTGGAGTTCCTATTTGGGCGCTGTATGTCCGCCTTCCGTTTCAACTCGTTTTTATTTTTTGGGCTTGGGGCGTAAAGGACACAGAATGA
- a CDS encoding class I SAM-dependent methyltransferase, translating into MSLKGNPIRGRINAYFFKMMESYMHRKYGKTKSELFGSLPKIVVELGPGVGPNLRYYKKDTKLIAFEPNPHMHSLLKKNAKYYGIELDLRNSSAELLDLPDASVEAIVCTLVLCTVNDPIKTVSEIRRVLKPGGVFAFLEHVSAKEKSGLAFLQKKLHKVWHWFFEGCNLNRNTARILEDAGFKTLALNKYSMKTIFLPIIPHISGKAYR; encoded by the coding sequence ATGAGCTTAAAAGGAAATCCAATTCGTGGAAGGATTAACGCATATTTCTTTAAGATGATGGAAAGTTATATGCATCGTAAATATGGAAAAACAAAATCCGAATTATTCGGTTCACTTCCAAAAATAGTGGTCGAACTTGGGCCGGGAGTCGGTCCAAATTTGAGGTATTATAAAAAAGACACAAAACTGATCGCATTCGAACCCAATCCCCATATGCACTCGCTACTTAAAAAAAATGCAAAATATTATGGGATAGAGTTGGATTTACGTAATTCAAGCGCTGAACTTTTGGATCTTCCTGATGCAAGCGTTGAGGCGATTGTTTGTACGTTAGTGTTATGCACCGTAAACGATCCAATAAAAACAGTTTCGGAAATTCGAAGAGTGTTAAAACCGGGCGGTGTTTTTGCTTTTTTAGAACATGTATCCGCTAAAGAAAAGAGTGGATTAGCCTTTTTACAAAAAAAACTTCATAAAGTTTGGCATTGGTTTTTTGAAGGATGTAATTTAAATAGAAATACGGCAAGAATTTTAGAGGACGCAGGATTTAAAACCTTAGCTTTAAATAAATATTCAATGAAAACGATATTTCTTCCAATCATCCCGCATATTTCTGGAAAAGCATATCGTTAA
- a CDS encoding MarR family winged helix-turn-helix transcriptional regulator has protein sequence MHHPDRIAHIISGISDKIFLDLSLNYKKENVSMITPPQGAILCAMIPGKIFSMKELARKILRDPSTVTSIVVKLEKLEFIKRTKSSKDARMFEVTLTPHGTQIRSSVIRASRKMFVKIYRNTSYKERRTLMNILEKIDSGM, from the coding sequence ATGCATCATCCTGATCGAATCGCACATATCATTAGCGGAATTAGCGACAAGATATTCTTAGATCTTTCTTTAAATTATAAAAAAGAGAATGTTAGCATGATTACTCCTCCTCAAGGAGCAATATTATGCGCAATGATTCCAGGGAAAATATTTTCAATGAAGGAGTTAGCCCGAAAAATACTTAGGGATCCTTCTACGGTTACTTCGATTGTAGTAAAGCTGGAAAAACTCGAATTTATTAAAAGAACTAAGTCATCAAAAGACGCTAGAATGTTTGAGGTAACACTCACACCGCACGGAACACAAATAAGATCTTCCGTGATTCGTGCCTCTCGTAAAATGTTTGTGAAAATATATAGAAACACATCGTATAAAGAACGAAGAACTTTAATGAATATTTTAGAGAAAATTGATTCTGGAATGTAG
- a CDS encoding pyridoxal-phosphate dependent enzyme — translation MPFANTLEMIGNTPLVEVTCFDTGISRLFLKLENQNPGGSIKDRIGLSMIEVAEREGKIRPGDTLIEATAGNTGLGLALVASKKGYRLLLVIPDKMSQEKIMHLKALGAEIILTRSDVEKGHPEYYQDYAARLAKEIPNSFFVDQFNNPANPFAHETTTGPEIWDQMSHNVDAIAVGVGSGGTIAGLTRFFKKAKPSLEIILADPVGSILKDYIQTGKIGTAGSWLVEGIGEDFIPAQCDFDLVKAAYSISDEESFETARTLLKKEGILAGSSSGTLIAAAVRYAKSQKISKNVVTFVCDSGNKYLSKMYNDYWMIDNGFIRKESYGTILDLTTRKYSEREVVTVKKDDTILTAYSRMKLYDISQLPVLENGQIIGIIDESDILLLATESKDGAFQSKVESCMTRDLEYLSPDSSIESVLSILKKGMVVIVKDHKTFYGLITRIDFLNYLRRKLSI, via the coding sequence ATGCCTTTTGCAAACACACTTGAAATGATTGGAAACACTCCCCTCGTGGAGGTTACTTGTTTTGATACTGGAATTTCGCGTTTATTTTTAAAATTAGAAAATCAAAATCCGGGTGGATCCATCAAAGATCGAATCGGTTTATCAATGATTGAGGTAGCCGAAAGAGAAGGAAAAATACGCCCCGGAGACACCTTGATTGAGGCAACTGCCGGAAACACAGGACTTGGATTGGCTTTGGTAGCTTCTAAAAAAGGATATCGGTTGCTACTTGTGATTCCAGACAAGATGAGCCAAGAAAAGATCATGCATCTTAAAGCGCTCGGGGCTGAAATTATTCTCACACGTTCGGATGTTGAAAAAGGACATCCAGAATACTATCAAGATTACGCAGCAAGACTTGCCAAAGAAATTCCAAATTCTTTTTTTGTGGATCAATTTAATAATCCAGCAAATCCATTCGCTCATGAAACCACAACCGGTCCTGAAATTTGGGATCAGATGTCGCATAACGTGGATGCGATTGCAGTCGGGGTCGGCTCCGGGGGAACGATTGCCGGTTTGACTCGGTTTTTTAAAAAAGCAAAACCTTCTTTGGAAATAATCTTGGCGGATCCCGTTGGATCCATTCTCAAAGATTACATTCAAACTGGTAAAATTGGAACCGCAGGTTCTTGGTTAGTCGAAGGAATCGGGGAAGATTTTATCCCTGCTCAATGTGATTTCGATTTGGTAAAGGCGGCTTATTCCATTTCAGACGAGGAAAGTTTTGAAACTGCAAGAACACTTTTGAAAAAAGAGGGGATACTGGCTGGGTCTTCTTCCGGGACCTTAATTGCCGCGGCGGTTCGTTATGCTAAGTCTCAAAAGATTTCAAAAAATGTTGTAACGTTTGTTTGCGATAGCGGCAATAAGTATCTTTCTAAAATGTACAATGATTATTGGATGATTGACAATGGATTTATTAGAAAAGAATCCTATGGAACTATCTTAGACCTTACAACTCGGAAATATTCAGAACGAGAAGTCGTGACTGTAAAAAAAGACGATACAATTCTTACTGCATATTCTCGGATGAAATTGTATGATATTTCTCAACTTCCCGTCTTAGAGAATGGGCAAATTATCGGTATCATCGACGAATCCGATATTTTACTTCTTGCAACGGAAAGTAAGGATGGAGCGTTTCAATCTAAAGTTGAAAGTTGTATGACCAGAGATCTGGAATATTTATCTCCGGATTCCTCCATCGAATCTGTATTATCAATTTTAAAAAAGGGCATGGTTGTAATTGTAAAAGATCATAAAACCTTTTACGGTTTAATCACTCGAATTGATTTTTTAAATTATTTAAGACGAAAACTTTCTATATAA
- a CDS encoding PLP-dependent aspartate aminotransferase family protein produces the protein MNQNKFGIRTRAIHSGQGPDPHTGAVMTPIYATSTFAQESPGVTKGYEYSRSGNPTRTALESCLTSMEEGASGYAFASGLAAETCLLELLPKDSHIIALDDLYGGTFRLLDKVKRISSGLEITFLDLKNPKAISSAIQKNTKMIWVETPSNPLLKIIDLEMIAETAKKHGLISVCDNTFATPILQRPLTLGFDVVVHSATKYLNGHSDIIAGALITREKNELSDRIGFLQNATGAILSPFDSFLLLRGLKTLPLRMGAHTANATEIAHFLEADSRIERVIYPGLSSHPDYQLAQKQMEMAGGMITFFIKGGIEESKLFLQRLKLFSLAESLGGVESLAEHPAIMTHASIPAEMRKKIGIEDNLIRLSVGIEDVQDLKDDISAALDFKNK, from the coding sequence GTGAACCAAAATAAATTTGGAATTAGAACGAGGGCGATTCACTCCGGTCAAGGACCGGATCCACACACCGGAGCCGTTATGACTCCAATCTATGCCACTTCTACTTTTGCCCAAGAATCTCCAGGAGTGACCAAAGGTTACGAGTATTCTCGAAGCGGAAATCCAACTAGAACAGCCCTGGAATCCTGTCTGACAAGTATGGAAGAAGGAGCCAGCGGATACGCATTTGCTTCTGGATTGGCCGCTGAGACTTGTTTATTAGAACTTCTTCCTAAAGATTCTCACATCATTGCGTTGGATGATTTGTATGGCGGAACATTTCGTCTTTTGGATAAAGTAAAAAGAATTTCCTCCGGTTTAGAAATTACATTCTTAGATTTAAAAAATCCTAAAGCGATCTCAAGTGCGATTCAAAAGAATACAAAAATGATTTGGGTAGAAACTCCGTCCAATCCTCTACTAAAAATTATCGATCTTGAGATGATTGCTGAAACAGCAAAAAAACATGGTCTGATTAGTGTTTGTGACAATACATTTGCCACTCCAATTCTTCAAAGACCGTTGACTTTAGGATTTGATGTTGTAGTACATTCTGCGACCAAGTATTTAAACGGACACTCGGATATCATCGCGGGTGCCTTGATAACGCGCGAAAAAAATGAACTTTCGGATCGGATTGGTTTTTTACAAAATGCAACAGGAGCAATTTTGTCTCCTTTTGATTCGTTTTTATTATTGCGAGGTCTAAAAACTCTTCCTTTGAGAATGGGGGCTCATACGGCTAACGCGACCGAGATTGCTCATTTTTTAGAAGCGGATTCGAGAATAGAACGGGTCATTTATCCGGGATTATCAAGCCATCCCGATTATCAGCTCGCACAAAAACAAATGGAAATGGCAGGCGGGATGATTACTTTTTTTATCAAAGGCGGGATCGAAGAAAGTAAATTGTTTTTGCAAAGACTAAAATTATTTTCCCTTGCGGAAAGTTTGGGCGGAGTGGAAAGCCTTGCTGAACATCCTGCAATCATGACTCATGCGTCCATTCCAGCAGAAATGAGAAAAAAAATCGGAATCGAAGACAACTTGATTCGCTTGTCGGTAGGAATCGAAGATGTCCAAGATTTGAAAGACGATATCTCTGCAGCCTTAGATTTTAAAAACAAATAG
- a CDS encoding IS481 family transposase, whose protein sequence is MTTAQKIIKNKVGLLKLAETLGNVSKACNVMGYSRDSFYRFQELYEKGGELALQDLSRRKPNPKNRIEPEKEEAVKKMAIDFPAYGQQRASNELKKQGIIVAPATVRSVWVRHDLETFQKRLKALEAFMAQGNSPVLTESQVQALERRKLEKQVEGEIETEHPGYLGCQDTYYVGTIKGVGRIYQQTFIDSYSKVAMAKLYDRKNALVAADMLNDKVIPWFEEEGLRLLRILTDRGTEYCGNREHHEFQLFLALEDIDHSKTKARHPQSNGICERFHRTIQDEFYAIAFRKKVYSSIEDLQKDLDHWIDSYNNERTHQGKYCFGKTPIQTFLDTKELAKNKYLDNLQFS, encoded by the coding sequence ATGACAACGGCACAAAAAATAATCAAGAACAAGGTAGGTCTTTTGAAGTTAGCAGAGACCTTAGGGAACGTCTCAAAGGCGTGTAACGTTATGGGCTATTCACGGGATAGTTTCTATCGTTTTCAAGAGTTATATGAGAAAGGAGGCGAACTCGCTCTCCAGGATCTGAGTAGACGTAAACCGAATCCTAAAAATCGTATCGAACCTGAAAAAGAAGAAGCGGTAAAAAAAATGGCGATCGACTTTCCTGCTTACGGTCAACAGAGAGCATCGAATGAATTGAAAAAACAAGGAATCATAGTAGCACCTGCGACCGTTCGTAGTGTATGGGTTCGTCACGATCTGGAGACCTTTCAAAAAAGACTGAAGGCTTTAGAAGCATTCATGGCTCAAGGGAATTCTCCCGTATTAACCGAATCACAAGTGCAGGCATTAGAAAGAAGAAAATTAGAAAAGCAAGTTGAAGGTGAGATAGAAACAGAACACCCAGGATACTTAGGATGTCAAGATACGTATTACGTGGGCACAATCAAAGGCGTAGGAAGGATTTACCAACAGACCTTTATCGATTCCTATTCTAAAGTGGCGATGGCAAAACTTTACGATAGAAAAAATGCTTTAGTAGCAGCCGATATGTTAAACGACAAAGTGATTCCTTGGTTCGAAGAAGAAGGCCTTCGCTTGTTGAGAATTTTAACGGATAGAGGGACCGAGTATTGCGGAAATAGAGAACACCATGAATTTCAGTTGTTCCTTGCTTTGGAAGATATAGACCATTCAAAAACAAAAGCAAGGCATCCTCAATCTAATGGAATTTGTGAAAGATTTCACCGAACCATTCAAGACGAATTTTATGCCATTGCTTTCAGGAAAAAGGTATACAGCTCGATTGAAGATTTGCAAAAAGATTTGGATCACTGGATCGATTCTTATAATAACGAACGAACCCATCAAGGCAAGTATTGTTTTGGTAAAACTCCGATACAGACTTTTCTTGACACGAAGGAATTAGCTAAGAATAAGTATCTCGACAACTTACAATTTTCGTAA
- a CDS encoding ABC-F family ATP-binding cassette domain-containing protein, whose amino-acid sequence MIKISGLNKAYNSKVLFDDLSLSINRGEKVGLVGRNGHGKSTLFQMILGSVEADSGSISVPKGYRIGHLQQHLHFTKPTVLEECALGLPEGEEYETWQVEKILSGLGFSESDMERNPSEFSGGYQIRMNLAKLLVSGPDMLMLDEPNNYLDIVTIRWLEEFLREWEGEIILVTHDRSFMDAVVTHTVAIHRTKAIKVQGDTEKLYTQINQSEEIYEKTRLNEAKKRKQEEIFIAKFKAKASFASRAQSRVKKLEKQGEMKALEQIQDMELYFNSAPFAASQMLSSEGLSFSYNGQKPFLIEDFSISVGNRDRICIIGKNGKGKSTLLKMLAGENVPSQGSIKKHPILKEGYFGQTNKLNLNENATVVEEIMSSDKSCTEWQARNIAGGLMFSEDQALKKIKVLSGGEKSRVLLGKILVTPCHLLYLDEPTNHLDMQSCDSLIEAIDEFEGSVIMVTHNEMHLRAVATKLIVFDNDTITVFDGSYEDFLNDVGWSDEDY is encoded by the coding sequence ATGATTAAAATTTCGGGCCTAAACAAGGCATACAATTCCAAAGTTCTTTTTGATGATTTAAGTTTGAGCATCAACCGCGGTGAAAAAGTCGGTCTCGTCGGTCGTAACGGCCACGGTAAATCCACTCTCTTTCAAATGATTCTGGGAAGTGTGGAAGCCGATTCCGGGTCTATTTCGGTTCCCAAAGGTTACCGTATCGGTCATCTGCAACAACATCTTCATTTTACAAAACCGACCGTTCTGGAGGAATGCGCCCTTGGTCTTCCGGAAGGCGAAGAATACGAAACTTGGCAGGTGGAGAAAATTCTCTCGGGTTTGGGTTTTTCGGAATCGGATATGGAACGGAATCCCTCCGAATTTTCGGGCGGTTATCAGATTCGTATGAATCTCGCCAAACTCCTAGTTTCGGGCCCGGATATGCTCATGCTCGACGAACCGAACAATTACCTCGATATTGTCACCATCCGTTGGCTTGAGGAATTTCTTCGCGAATGGGAAGGGGAAATCATATTAGTAACCCATGATAGAAGTTTTATGGATGCGGTCGTCACTCATACCGTCGCCATTCACAGAACCAAGGCAATTAAGGTTCAGGGTGATACCGAAAAACTTTATACTCAGATCAATCAATCCGAAGAGATCTATGAAAAAACCCGTTTGAACGAAGCAAAAAAACGCAAACAAGAAGAGATCTTTATAGCTAAGTTTAAAGCAAAAGCGAGTTTTGCAAGCCGCGCTCAATCCAGAGTCAAGAAGTTGGAAAAACAAGGCGAGATGAAAGCCCTCGAACAAATTCAAGATATGGAATTGTATTTTAACAGCGCTCCCTTTGCGGCGAGTCAAATGCTTTCTTCCGAAGGTCTGTCCTTTTCGTATAACGGGCAGAAACCCTTTTTGATTGAAGACTTTTCGATCAGCGTTGGAAACCGTGATCGAATTTGTATCATCGGTAAAAACGGGAAGGGGAAATCCACTCTTTTGAAGATGCTCGCCGGTGAAAATGTTCCCTCCCAAGGATCGATTAAAAAACACCCGATTCTTAAAGAAGGTTATTTCGGGCAGACGAATAAGCTCAATCTCAATGAGAATGCGACCGTTGTCGAAGAGATTATGAGTTCCGATAAATCCTGTACGGAATGGCAGGCTCGAAATATCGCGGGCGGCTTGATGTTTTCGGAAGACCAAGCCCTCAAAAAAATCAAGGTATTGTCCGGCGGTGAGAAGAGTCGTGTTCTTCTTGGAAAAATTCTCGTGACTCCTTGTCATCTTCTCTATTTGGATGAGCCCACCAATCACTTGGATATGCAGTCTTGCGATTCTCTCATAGAGGCGATAGACGAGTTTGAAGGTTCTGTAATCATGGTCACTCACAACGAAATGCACTTAAGAGCAGTCGCGACCAAGCTGATCGTTTTTGATAACGATACGATCACGGTTTTTGACGGCTCTTACGAAGATTTTTTAAACGACGTGGGTTGGTCTGACGAAGATTATTAA